In Pedobacter sp. WC2423, the following are encoded in one genomic region:
- the nth gene encoding endonuclease III: MLKKERYKQFVAYFSAKQPDAETELHYNNPFQLLVAVILSAQCTDKRINQVTPALFQRFPNAKALAEVTPDIVFDYIRSVSYPNNKAKHLVGMANMLLNEFNNVVPSDIDQLQKMPGVGRKTANVIASVIYNAPAMAVDTHVFRVANRIGLTTGKTPLAVEKDLVRYLPEETIHVAHHWLILHGRYVCVARSPKCNICEITSICKYYEKLNKPAKAISQEAH; the protein is encoded by the coding sequence ATGCTTAAAAAAGAAAGGTATAAACAATTTGTAGCCTATTTTTCTGCTAAACAGCCTGATGCTGAAACAGAACTTCATTACAATAACCCTTTTCAGCTGCTGGTCGCTGTAATTTTATCCGCACAATGCACCGATAAAAGAATCAACCAGGTTACACCCGCTTTATTCCAGCGCTTCCCGAATGCGAAAGCACTCGCGGAAGTTACTCCAGATATTGTTTTCGACTATATCAGGAGTGTAAGTTATCCGAACAACAAAGCGAAGCACCTGGTAGGCATGGCCAACATGCTGTTGAATGAATTTAATAATGTAGTTCCTTCAGACATTGATCAATTGCAGAAAATGCCCGGAGTGGGCAGGAAGACAGCCAATGTCATTGCTTCAGTAATCTACAATGCACCGGCCATGGCTGTAGACACCCATGTATTTCGTGTGGCCAACCGTATTGGGTTAACCACAGGAAAAACACCACTGGCAGTAGAAAAAGATCTGGTCAGGTATTTACCAGAAGAAACTATTCATGTTGCCCATCACTGGCTGATCCTTCATGGCAGGTATGTATGTGTTGCACGTTCCCCGAAATGCAATATTTGTGAAATCACTTCGATCTGCAAATATTATGAGAAGCTGAACAAACCAGCTAAAGCTATTAGCCAGGAAGCCCATTAA
- a CDS encoding RNA polymerase sigma factor: protein MKLQSYSDQELVKLYLKGNESVLEELLNRYKSKIYTSIYLLVKDQYLAEDIFQDAFIKVINTLRSGRYNEEGKFLPWVMRIAHNLVIDYFRREKRAPVITSADGTDILNMLQIHEENAEDKLLREQTHTDLRVLIQLLPDEQKEVLIMRHYADLSFKEIADLTDVSINTALGRMRYALSNLRKMMKVKEVT, encoded by the coding sequence ATGAAGTTACAATCATATAGTGATCAGGAATTAGTGAAGTTATACCTGAAAGGAAATGAATCAGTTCTTGAAGAACTCCTGAACAGATACAAATCCAAGATATACACCTCTATATATTTACTGGTTAAAGATCAGTATTTAGCAGAAGACATTTTTCAGGATGCTTTTATTAAAGTCATCAATACACTCCGTTCAGGAAGGTATAATGAAGAAGGTAAATTTTTACCATGGGTAATGCGTATTGCCCACAATTTAGTCATCGATTATTTCAGACGTGAAAAGCGTGCGCCGGTAATTACCAGTGCAGATGGAACTGATATACTCAATATGCTGCAAATTCACGAAGAAAATGCAGAAGACAAATTACTGAGAGAACAAACCCATACCGACCTGCGTGTATTGATCCAGCTTCTTCCCGATGAACAGAAAGAAGTACTGATTATGCGCCATTACGCAGACCTTAGTTTCAAAGAAATAGCGGATCTTACCGATGTAAGTATCAATACGGCATTAGGCCGGATGAGATATGCCCTGAGTAATCTTCGTAAAATGATGAAAGTGAAGGAAGTGACCTAA